The following DNA comes from Passer domesticus isolate bPasDom1 chromosome 13, bPasDom1.hap1, whole genome shotgun sequence.
GCTAAAAATGCTCATGCCTTGGCAAACAAGGTTTTAATCACAGTATCTTGAACTTTCAGAAGTGTAATGTCAAGAAAGCAaatggttaaaaaaaaccccagaagatAGCTTTTAGATTTTTGCCTGTAGGAATTGTCTTTGTGTTTTACTAATCGTGTGTGTGTGAGACAGAGGCGATATTAATTATTCAGTAAACTGAATTTCTCCTGTATAGAACAAGATGACCTGGATTCAAAAACAGATTTTGAAACACATTTTGGAATTGCTCATACTCGCTGGGCGACGCACGGAGCACCAAGTGCAATAAACAGTCACCCTCAGAGATCAGATAAAAGGAATGGTACGTAATCTCTGCAGCACTTGAACCACACAAATCTGAAATGATTCAATCCACAGAACACAAATGTTTTTACTATTGTTATGGTATCTATTTTTTGTAGTAGGGCTAAGATGTTGCCATTCCATTTAGCTCAGACATTTagctattttaaaatgaaatagcCTCTTCTCAGGGTAAAGTAACACTAAAAATTAATGAGAAGTGTTCTCTGAAAATTGCAAGTTAATTGAAGTAGAACATTCTTGTTTTGAAAGGTAAGGCTGAAAATATGGATGTGTCAATATTGGCTGGTCCAGAAAAGGGAAATTTCATATCATTCTTTACTTGAGATGGCTTGGTGCTCTACTATGTGTAGTTTAGAACACTCTCAGTAATTTGGAACTGCCtttgtttattttcagaattaGTAGGCTTCTGCTTGCAGTTGTCCATGTTGTGATAAACTGTAGGTCTGAAAGCTATAGCAGGTGGTTTCAAGTGTACTtctaagcttttttttcccttgtaatTTAGTGTTCTGAATTAAGTATCTTAATTTTTTGTTGCTCAtgaataaatatatgtatatttttttctcttagaaTTTGTTGTCATCCATAATGGAATAATCACAAACTATAAGGACCTGAGAAAATTTCTGGTGAGTCTGTGGCAACTCAATTCTAAAACTAGAAAATTAATGCTCTCCCAAACGACCATCAGGTCATTCATGACTTCAGTGGAACATGAATTGCAAGTTTCTTGATATCGTCTGTAAAAAAGCTGTGTGAAAGGGTCTGCCTAATAACGATACTCAGGAGCTGGTGAAGTGCAATATGTTCCTGTAATCCTAAATGCAAAGTATTTATGAGCAGAGTGGCAGTTTGTGCTGAGATTCTCTGAGAGGGCGTGTGCAGAGTGGGCTCCCTCCTGTCTCTTGGTGCTTGACAGATGCCAAACAAGTCTTACTATGTGTCTTATTCCAGCATTTCCCAAAGAGTATCTATGACATGACAAGTCCTTGTATTTTATCTGTAGTGATTTATATGCAATGTAGTGCTCCGAGCTCTGACTGCAGTTTCTGGTGGGGGGCAGCTGAGAGGCTCTTCAGTGTTTGCTGCCTGAGGATGGACACAACTTTTACTCTTCTGTATGATATTTCAGGAGAGCAAAGGATATGAATTTGAATCTGAAACAGATACAGAAACAATCCCCAAATTGATCAAGTACATGTATGACAACAGAGAGAGTGAAGACACCAGTTTTTCAGCCTTGGTAGAGAGAGTTATTCAACAGCTGGTAAGTgggaaattactttttttcccctgtacaACAGTATAAGCTATTTTTGGGGCTCCTTAGCATTCAGCCTTGTGCATTTAGATCCTCTGCAGGAGTTCTTAGAAGGTGCTGCAAATAACACTTTTAGGCTTCTAAATAACACTTAATAGACCAAGAAATGAGATTAAAATTTTGGAGACTTCAAAGGCTTTTCACTGTTAAATCTTTAAATTGCAGTTGCagcaggttttgtttgttgagtTTTTTGTCTCGTTTTGTTTTTAGCAAGAAGTTAACACAGCTTTTTAATGAAgcagtttaatttaaaaaaagtaatagGAGCCTCTGGGGGTTAAAATCTCTCATAAATGGCAGTGTGTTCCTAAAGGTTATTCTGATCGTGTTGAAACACTGCTGTGATTCAAGTTTGGCCAGTGCCTTGGCTCTCCTATTTGGAAATAGATCTAACAAGCTGGACTGGTTTCCAAACTGTGAAGTGGGAATCTACTGTTACTCACTATGTGAATGCTTAAAAACTTTGATAGATGCATTGCAAACTTGGAGAAAGCTGGCTTTGTTTCCTCCCCCAGTCTCCGGGCAGATGTTTTCCCTCCCCTTCCTGCAGTTTCTGACGCTCTTTTCACCTCCCGTCTCCTCTTTAAAGCAGCTCTGTAGGATTccttgcagcagggctggaatcCACACCAAGGCAAGGCCTGTGTGGGTCAAgagggagcagccccagagctgaggggaAGGGAGGCTTCACCTGACCCAGAACAGGGGCAGAGTGCTCTGAGTGGAGCCCTGGGACAGGAGGGAATGTCACCACCTCTGTCCTGCTGGCAGGGTGGGGGACCTTGGCTCCTGCTTTGGGAATCCTCCTCCAGGAGTTTGCCAGCTGTGTTAGTACTGTAGCGttgtttctgggtttttttctggtgttgtggattttttgtgttttgtttttgaaataCATTAATGAGAAATCGCTGCTTGAACTAGAAATAGTAACTCCAGGTTTTTAGTTGAAACTGCATGGTAATGCAATACAAGTAAAATTCTGATTGAAGGTCTTACTGAAAGTAAATGTCTAACAATCTTCATGTTGATTATGAGTAGCATCTCTGACATTTTCATAACCTTTGCATTCAagtttattgtttttatttataaagaGAGGCTAAGTGTTCACTTCCTGATCTTTTAGCTGTTGCACCATTAATGTGCATGTCAGCTTGTTCTTCTCCATGGCCAATTCCTTTAAAGGTGCAGTCTGCCCTCCAGGAAGAGACTCCTGATAGCAGCTCCTTCAGTGCCTCTTCAGAGAGGGGCCCCAGTTTAATGAGATGCAACTATTTGAGATAAGTTGTTTaggatctttttttttctcctttgtatTCATGGTTTCCAGGAAGGTGCTTTTGCATTGGTTTTCAAGAGCATCCATTACCCAGGTGAAGCTGTTGCTACCAGGTTAGTAAAAGTCCATTTTATACATAATGCATGCTTCTtattaggttaaaaaaaagccAGCCTCTTAAAGATACTAAAATATTGATGTTTAAAGTGCTTAATTAACCAAAATGAGTGTGTCAATAAAGAATCTCAATATATCTTGTGTTTCTAAATTTGTATTAAGAGCATGCTAACATTTTTCCTATATCAaaaaggggagagggaagggataTTGTTCAGTTTTAGTTCCCATTGAGTAAAGACTGAGATAAGTATATTCATGTTGGCTGAATGACCATGATAGTAACAGGTTATACAAAGAGAGTTCTATAGCTGTCACAGCATTTATGGTGTCTTTCTGTGTAAGTTCTACTTTTATTTATGACTTGAAAAACAACTTTCAGGAAATGTAAAGATATTAAAATAGCAAGTGACATAGCAAGTGATTAAAATAGCAAATGATGGGAATAAAGACTGTTTTATATTACAGCCCAAAAGCCCATTGCTTCAGTGGTCTAAAATAAGACTAcattaaaattttgaaaaagcCAGCTGTATCTTCACTCCAACTGGAGAACATCTTCTGAAATGAACTATTCTATATGTGGTTCAGGTTTGGATTTTTAGGGCTAGGGGTTTAAGAGAAGCTAATCTTGTAATCTGAGTGTGACTTGTTCTTTTATTCctgtgatattttttttaatgaggtcTTCAGTGACATGTAACCCATATAATTAAAAAAGTCTTAATATTCTACAGTTTCAGAGGTGCAGTAGGGATGGTTGATGTTTCTCAGTTTGAAAGGTAAAGAGTGTAACAGTACTTCAATTCTAAAGAGCACAGGAGCTTACTGTTGTCTCACTTTAGAGGCAAAGTAAGCTTTGGTCCCTGTACTAAGATGTTTTCTGATTACTGCAAAGTAAACAGCTGGTTCATATACATTTTCCTCTACCTGGATGTAGTTTACAAGTAAAGAATCACCATGGCACATGGTAATTACTTATATAATAATATCTGGTGAATCTTAAGAAGAACCAATAcatatattataatattatatgTTATATAACTCCTGCCATGTAATGACCTTAGGATCATGGTTGAAGGAGGCTCTTCCTGTTTAGGAAGCTAGATGGGATATTGTCTTTTCAGCTTCACCAATGTCTGGTAACATCTTTGTATGAACATTTCTCTTTATAAACTtcagtgttttcctttctctagGAGAGGAAGTCCTTTGCTCATTGGGGTTAGGAGCAAGTACAAACTCTCAACCGAACAGATTCCAGTTTTGTATAGAACATGTAAGTTCATAAatcaaaatatattatttttaagaagTAAGACTGCTGTTACTTTATGATTAGAAATTAGGTTAATTGGGTTTTGTACCATAAAACTACCAGCTGATGCCCCAAATAGCTTTTTGGTTGGGGATATTTTTATACTACTGAATGTGTAGTTCATGTAAAAGTCCCATGCTCCAACCTATTTCTGTAACTGTGACACCCAAAACCTGTATAGTCTGTAATCTTAACTGAACAGAACTGGCTTTACATTTAGAATGTCTCATTTCTTTAATAGGCAACATTGAGAATGTGAAGAACATCTGCAACTCCCAAATGAAAAGACTGGATAGCTCAACCTGCCTTCATGCTGTTGGGGATAAGGCAGTAGAATTCTTCTTTGCTTCAGATGCAAGGTAGTAAAAGTACTTCAACTTTACTGAAAATcttggttttttgtttaaaagtgAGATCTGGAAATTTAAGCTGCCTTGCTCTTGCACAATGGCTTTCTGAAAGAAGAGCTTTTAATCCAGGTAACATCAGAAAGCCCCCAGACTCAGGTGCTTGAAAAATGTTTGCAGTTCAAACGCTGCTGACAAACTTTCACCAGTGCAATATCTGCCAGTTGCTGATCTCTATGTGAAAAACATCCAGTGTAGAAAAGTAGTTTGGGTACAATGGACACTCATCAGCTGAACATTTGGAGAGACTATAGGTTAGTTGGGATTGTGATGTTTTCAATTCAGATATTGGAGGAGGAAAATAGTGGTGTTGTTCTAAGCTGGGCAGGAACCTGCACGTcaggcacacatttatcttgGAAACAAGAGTGGGACCTTAGCAGGATCCATCAAGGACACTGGGAGGCATCTTCAGACCAGCAGGAATGGCTGCAGTGGTTGCTGAGCCTCCTGCTGTGGGTTGCTGTGAgagtgcaggaggagcagcagatgGAGCCATTGCCTTTAGGATGGCTCTGTCTGCAGTTAGGTccaaaaggaagagagaagcagggctggaagcGCTCTTGTGGCATATTTAATTGCTTTGCTGTTACCAATTCTGATGTGTCAGGTTTGTCTTgtctctgcttttctctctttagTGCAATCATTGAGCACACCAACAGAGTGATTTTCTTAGAAGATGATGACATTGCAGCTGTGACTGATGGGAAGCTCTCGATTCACCGTCTGGAGCGTTCAGCTAGTGATGATCCTTCCCGGGCCATCCAGACCCTGCAGATGGAATTGCAGCAAATCATGAAGGGTGGGTTGAAACATCTGTAAATGAGTATCATCAAAGATGGATTTTTACTACACTGTTTGTGTAGTAGATGAGGCAGCAAACTGCTAGTTTGTTGTGACAATTACATTTTATTCAAACTGTTTGTACTGGGAACTGACAATTTCAAGTTTTGAGACCGAGAGAGAATGGGCAGTCTGGGACCCTATCCATTTTAGATTTGGAAAACTCATAGATATTTCTGTTCATTTCAGTATCTAGTGAAAATGTAACTAATGTTAACATGTTGTAGTTGTTGGCAAAGTTTGACTATAAATTAGTAATTGAAGAGAAGCACAGTTTCCTTATGAAAGAATTTATTTCCCTTGTCAGTATTAGGAAATGGAACCAACCAAATAAAGTGTCCTAttcatccttcctttcttcttgcCTATTATGAGCTTTTTTTTAGGCTGACACAGTCAAGTTAGTCTTGAAAGTTCTCTTTGTAACTGGAATAGACTTAAAATAACAAACCTAAGCTTTGCCATATCATGTTTTTATAACCAGGTAACTTCAGTGCCTTCATGCAAAAGGAAATTTTTGAACAACCAGAATCAGTTGTCAACACAATGAGAGGCAGGGTGAATTTTGAGAGCAGCACAGGTAATGGAGAACAGTCCTTCAAACTGcactaaatttgaaatttgTAAATACCCTATCTAGAAAATGAAAACCACTACtgtgtatttatttgtttgcaGTTCTGCTGGGGGGGCTGAAGGATCATTTGAAAGAAATCCGAAGATGCCGAAGACTGATCATTATTGGCTGTGGGACCAGTTACCACGCTGCAGTGGCTGTATGTTCCCAGCCTTGGCTGAAATGCATTTATAACTTACTTTGCTGGAGTTTCAGACAACAGCTTTTCATCTTCTATTTCTTCTATCTCAGACTTTGTCTTTCATTGAGGGGTCTCACCCTTTTATTTAGCTTTCCTTAGTGCCACTTTCTTTATTAATGCTCCAATGCCATTAATCACCATGCTAGAAGTTAACTTTTTCCACCTTGGCTTTTAAAGCTCTGGTGAGCTGTAATTACCAGCTTTTCTAATAAGAATTCATTTAGATTTTCTCTGATTTGTAATATGTCCAAATGTTAGTGGGTGACAATATTAACAAATATTGTGTTCTGCTTGAATACAGACTCGACAAGTCCTGGAAGAATTAACTGAATTACCAGTGATGGTGGAACTTGCCAGTGACTTCCTGGATAGGAACACACCTGTATTCAGGGATGATGTGTGTTTTTTTATAAGCCAGTCAGGTGAGCTGCATTTGCTGTGAGTGATTGCTCTAAGATTGCTTTCCATTGCACTTTGTAGTTATTTAGAACACACTTGTGCAGACTTTGATGCTTTTCAGGAATCATTATTATCCTCTGCCAAGCTGAAGTGAAGGTGTGAATGTTTTCCAGGTGAAACTGCAGATACACTCATGGCCTTGAGGTATTGTAAAGAACGCCGTGCTCTGACAGTTGGCATCACAAACACAGTTGGAAGTTCAATATCCAGGGAGACTGACTGTGGTGTGCACATCAATGCAGGGCCTGAGATTGGTGTGGCAAGCACAAAGGTAATTGCTGTTCAGGGTTTGACTTTCAGTCCTGTGGAATACAACTCAAATTTTAATTGCAGCACTTCAAACTGAGATCATATTCACTCTGTGCAGAATTAGCTGctaaatgtttttgttttgtctgcAGGCCTATACCAGCCAATTTGTGTCTCTTGTAATGTTTGGCCTAATGATGTCTGAAGACAGAATTTCCTTGCAGAAAAGGAGACAGGAAATCATAAGTGGACTAAAATCATTGCCAGGTATATTGATATTTTGGGTTTGAGGAGGTATTTCTTTCTCATTTAAGTTTCACTCTCCCCCTCACCCTGAAAGGCAAACAATATGAGAAAAATGAACTGTTCATTTCTGCACTGTTTGCCAATTTTACAAGTGCCCTTCCAAGAAACTTGGCAGGAAGATCGGAATTTTCATGGGTTGGGTTTTCTAATTACAAGAAGGTAGTTTTGTATGAGAAATATTACTTGAGCTCCTAAATTCATGGTTTGAAATTTCTAAAACCTCTCACTTTAAATCAGGATAGATAAAATGAAACTAATTCAAGGTGATTTTAAATGGATATTTCATTACTTCCTTTAGAGATTCAAATGGGATGTATGAGCACTGCTTAAACCAACAgttgttttaaatttattacTGTAAGTAAGGCTGGGAGAAATATCCTTATACTGCAGTCCAAATTGCTAAGTTAATGGTTGAATTGCATTAAGTGTATTTGTTCTATTAGATAATTAGAACATTCTAGTACAAATGAACTATTTtttccactttaaaaaaaaaaggtttttttcctgtgcctcAACAGAAATGATTAAAGAAGTCTTGTCCTTGGATGAGAAGATACACGATTTGGCTCTTGAGCTGTACAAACAGAGATCATTGCTGGTTATGGGCCGGGGGTATAATTATGCCACGTGTCTGGAAGGAGCTTTGGTAGGAACTTCTCAGTATTCTTtgatattatttaaaatgacattttgtGGCTTCTGCAACATAGTTTATTTCTAATATTTCATTACAATTTAATTCTACTGCAATAAAACTATAACTAGAAGTATTTAAACACATACATAAGGTGAACTTGGATGTGATACCACTTTCTTGTTTCTTTCACATAATAAACACAGTGTTTAATTGGTCTGTTTAAAAACAAGAAACTAACAATTTAAGTTGCTCACCCGTTTGAAAACAACATCAGAAAAACACAATGTGCTGATGTTGAGAAGAGATGCTCATGCATGAAAGCCATTAATTATGTTATGAACATCCTGATAAAATGGACACATAGCCATCACTCAGAGGAGTTTGGTGTGTTAAAGGCGGACTGCAGTAGCCAAGGTTGTGCTGGGTGCTTGGTTCCTAAAATTCCTGTTGGCTACTCCATGTGcatgggcgagctctgctgctgcccacagcctgCTAGAAATGCCAGCAGCCACCCGTGTGTTTTCTCTAATACTTGATACTGGGTACATGTATTTAAGTGGCAGAGGTACAGCCTTGGTGTTTTGATTCTTGTGGCTGTTGCTTCTCAGCTGATTTAGTAGTAACTTGaggcatttcctttttttttttttaatagaaaataaaagaaatcacCTATATGCACTCAGAAGGTATCCTGGCTGGTGAGCTGAAACATGGACCCTTGGCCCTGATAGATAAACAAATGCCTGTTATCATGGTGATCATGAAGGATCCTTGTTTCACCAAGTGCCAGAATGCTCTGCAACAGGTCACGGCTCGGCAGGTACAGTGCTCAACTAATTAACTTCCCTTGTGTCATAGGAAAAGATTGTGcacactgcactgctgctgacTGTGCACCTGGGAAGGGATGTACTGCTGGTTATTGTTAATTAAGTTATAAATAAGATGCTACATCTGCATTGCAGGTTGTTATTACAAGTTAACATCAGCAGTGAAAACTGCTGTCATATGGCTTGCTTGTTTTGGGGTCTTTCTGTTTTGAAGGAAATGGAACAATGTTAAAACTGTACAGGGTGAAAATATTCAAATCTTACAATATAGTGAAAGTCAAGAGCCATTATGCAAGACTGGCATTGCCTTTGTTAGCTACTTGAGTGTCTTCAAACACATACAGGCATGCTGTGAACAATATTTCAAAGCAGTTCTAGGCTACCTCTTCACTTAACAATGCAACAATTTGTTTTCAGGGTCGTCCAATCATTCTGTGTTCTAAAGAAGACACTGAAAGCTCAAAATTTGCCTACAAAACCATTGAGCTGCCTCATACAGTTGACTGCCTTCAAGGAGTGTTGAGTGTCATTCCTCTTCAGTTACTTTCATTTCACCTGGCTGTTCTCAGAGGATATGATGTAAGTGTTGTCTATATTTAACACTTCTTTTAATGCAGTTTTGAACTTCCTCCTACCAGTGTAAAGTGAGAGACCCAATTATATGGCATATGAAAATAGCTAGTGAATCTCATAGTGAGTGTGGTTATAGAGGTGACGTTTCATTGccaatttttcagttttgtattttttaattagtaTCCttctaaaaaaatataaagctcTTCTGCTGTTTGGTTAGTTAAGAGTGCAAATGGGACTTTTTCAGAGAACCTAATCTTGAAATGTGATATTGTACTTTAAAATAGGTCAGTGCTTTGTACACCTTGCTTTGTTGATGTGTCAGTTTGACAATGATGACTGCCTTGGAAAGGTATCCTGTGCAAAACAAATATGTATTTGTTAGGAGGGTTTTGGAAGCACAGATGAATTCAGCTGCAAGTCATTATCTGCAGATCTATAGCCTGTTGTGTGTGTTAATGTGCCTAGAATCAAGCAGAACTCATTAGGAAGTCAGAAAAAGCACACTGAATGAACTGTCAAATGCAGAATGTCTGTATTACTCTGTCATACTGAAAGCCTGTCTCTTCATTCTAGGTGGACTTTCCAAGAAATTTGGCCAAATCTGTTACTGTAGAGTAACAGCCAAGAGCAGCTGATGCCTTTGTCACCAGACCTCTGAGTTATACTTGTAGAATGTGTTGTTCTGAATTGATAGGCAAGTGTTTTTTCTAAAAAGAATGATAGTGCTAACTGGAAAGCGTCAGAAGGATTTATCTTTCAGCTTTAAAAGCTTTTGATGTGCCTTGTACCCAAGTGCTTTTGCTCACAGCAAATACTCCTCCAAGTCCTGAAATTACCAAAGAAGATAAAAATTGTTTACACATGGTATACTGAATGAACTTTTTTACTgtgcaatatatatatatatatatatatacagctCTCTCCAGAGTAACTGTGAACTTTTTTTAGTCTCCACTACATAACTAGTTTCAAAGATATAGTATTTATGAGTACAATTTGTATAGCtttttttaagttattttttTAGTACACTGCTTATCTGTAACATTGGTAATGCTCAGAATGTAAATACTGAGCGTGTTGATACTTCTGTACAGTTGTTAGGGATTTTCCTCCTTCAGCCTCAAACTGGAAATTTGTTGTCCCCTCTTCTTTCCCAGCTTCCCTTCCCCCGTTGCATCTGTGTTTCATATTTAAACAGTCATTTGCAAAGTTCTTCTGTGGCTGTAAATTCCCGGCTATGTTTTcaatttctgcttcttttaaCTGTTTTGAAAAGCCAGAACGACATTTGTTTTGTATGCCACCCCAGCTCTTATTTGCATAACATGTATGGTGCAACAGAATAAGGGAACTGGATGTCTTTCAAGTGATATTTTTGTTTGAAGAGGGTACAATGAAATGACAATGCAATTAAAAGATTATATAATTCTtattttgtggtttggttttttgtgtgtgtgtgtttatgtgtttggggttttatttgtttcatttttgttgttgtggtttttggttttttttttaccttgatGACTTCTATCTCAGGTCTGAAGAAAGTTCTATTTTACTACCGTATATATTTGCAAAAGCAAACTTTGCTAGTTTTGAACCAACTTGCAGTAGGGGAGAACCTATAAACCTGCAACAAAATAAGACAGATACACACAAGAAGTTCTCTGctcatttgtttggtttttatttccaaatggCCAGAAAGCATaggatttaatttttctgcattttattaACTAAATACTTAACTAGTGAAGTTGATGATATTCCTCTGCAGGCTTGGTTCTAAATGGAGGTGTTTGAATGTTTACTTAGGTTAAGAGCTTGAAAGTGTTACACCAGCTTGTTATAATGGGAGCTACTTACTGGAAACCACCCTGGTACTTTTTATAACCACGTAATAGAACCAAAATCATAAAAAATACTATACTACTAATGTGACCTAAATGCCAAGAATATGTAGCTCTGTATCTAACATGTTTTGGTAAGTGATAAGAAGGCCCCTTTTACTCTTGATCTAGAATTAATATTCCCTTCATATTAAAAAGAGGAATTATGAAAGCATATTGAGGTAATCTAGTCTATATGCAACGTTAAactgatttattaaaaaattacagGTACAATTTTCTAAAATCATCTGTGAgaacagaaatcacagaaatgaAAGCTCTCTTCAGTCCTAGGAGAGGTGACaaatttagtttatttttagaaagcacctgttttaaaaacaagcagTCCTCGTGTCAGGGCGGGGGGTGTGTAATGGAGAGAAGGCTTATGATTTTTGCGTGGGGTTGAAAATAGCTCGGGGAGGGAATAAATCCCTTCCCTCCTGAGCCATCcctgaggaaaagctgagggCGTCAGGCTCcaggggctgtggcagagccGGCGGGCTGGGGCCTGCAGTGCTGCGGTGTGCCATGGTGCCAGGCTGCCACCGTGTGATGTCACCGAGTGATGTCACCGTGTGATGTCACTGTGCCACTGTGGGGCCTCCCGTCCAGGTTTTCCTCACCGAGGGCTTCTCCCGGCCggccggggctgtggggagccGGCAGCAGGATTGGCGCCACAGCCCGTCATGACATGGTACTGCTGTGAGGTGACATCACGACTACCGTGACATGCTGACGTCAGGCAGTGACACAACTACTCCCATGACGTCATGCGATGACGTCATCACTACCATGACATGTCGACGTCACACACTGACAACACGCCGGGGGCGGGGGCCGAACTGCCCCGTCACTGCGGCCCTTCAGCGCCCTCCCTTATATAGCGGCCGGCAAGTCCCGCCCCCAGTTTCGATTGGCTGAGCTCCTCCGGCGGGGGCTGTGATTGGCCGCGGCGGCTGTCAGTCAGGGGCGGCGCCGTGCGGAGCGCCGGGAGGCCATTGTGGCTGGGGCAgcgggaggcggcggccggggccggTCCCGCCGCGTCCGACCCAGGTGAGGGGGCGGCCGCGAGGGGCGTGCTGGGGcggcggggctggagccggggcGGGACGGGCCCTGGGCCGGACGGACTCCCCGGCTTGTCCCGC
Coding sequences within:
- the GFPT2 gene encoding glutamine--fructose-6-phosphate aminotransferase [isomerizing] 2 isoform X1, with the protein product MDAEGVLKLSLTFFTCQQGIFAYLNYRVPRTRKEIYETLIKGLQRLEYRGYDSAGVAIDGNNNEDKERFIKLVKKRGKVKALEEELYKQDDLDSKTDFETHFGIAHTRWATHGAPSAINSHPQRSDKRNEFVVIHNGIITNYKDLRKFLESKGYEFESETDTETIPKLIKYMYDNRESEDTSFSALVERVIQQLEGAFALVFKSIHYPGEAVATRRGSPLLIGVRSKYKLSTEQIPVLYRTCNIENVKNICNSQMKRLDSSTCLHAVGDKAVEFFFASDASAIIEHTNRVIFLEDDDIAAVTDGKLSIHRLERSASDDPSRAIQTLQMELQQIMKGNFSAFMQKEIFEQPESVVNTMRGRVNFESSTVLLGGLKDHLKEIRRCRRLIIIGCGTSYHAAVATRQVLEELTELPVMVELASDFLDRNTPVFRDDVCFFISQSGETADTLMALRYCKERRALTVGITNTVGSSISRETDCGVHINAGPEIGVASTKAYTSQFVSLVMFGLMMSEDRISLQKRRQEIISGLKSLPEMIKEVLSLDEKIHDLALELYKQRSLLVMGRGYNYATCLEGALKIKEITYMHSEGILAGELKHGPLALIDKQMPVIMVIMKDPCFTKCQNALQQVTARQGRPIILCSKEDTESSKFAYKTIELPHTVDCLQGVLSVIPLQLLSFHLAVLRGYDVDFPRNLAKSVTVE
- the GFPT2 gene encoding glutamine--fructose-6-phosphate aminotransferase [isomerizing] 2 isoform X2 encodes the protein MCGIFAYLNYRVPRTRKEIYETLIKGLQRLEYRGYDSAGVAIDGNNNEDKERFIKLVKKRGKVKALEEELYKQDDLDSKTDFETHFGIAHTRWATHGAPSAINSHPQRSDKRNEFVVIHNGIITNYKDLRKFLESKGYEFESETDTETIPKLIKYMYDNRESEDTSFSALVERVIQQLEGAFALVFKSIHYPGEAVATRRGSPLLIGVRSKYKLSTEQIPVLYRTCNIENVKNICNSQMKRLDSSTCLHAVGDKAVEFFFASDASAIIEHTNRVIFLEDDDIAAVTDGKLSIHRLERSASDDPSRAIQTLQMELQQIMKGNFSAFMQKEIFEQPESVVNTMRGRVNFESSTVLLGGLKDHLKEIRRCRRLIIIGCGTSYHAAVATRQVLEELTELPVMVELASDFLDRNTPVFRDDVCFFISQSGETADTLMALRYCKERRALTVGITNTVGSSISRETDCGVHINAGPEIGVASTKAYTSQFVSLVMFGLMMSEDRISLQKRRQEIISGLKSLPEMIKEVLSLDEKIHDLALELYKQRSLLVMGRGYNYATCLEGALKIKEITYMHSEGILAGELKHGPLALIDKQMPVIMVIMKDPCFTKCQNALQQVTARQGRPIILCSKEDTESSKFAYKTIELPHTVDCLQGVLSVIPLQLLSFHLAVLRGYDVDFPRNLAKSVTVE